A single window of Carassius auratus strain Wakin chromosome 9, ASM336829v1, whole genome shotgun sequence DNA harbors:
- the LOC113108727 gene encoding gap junction alpha-8 protein-like — translation MGDWSFLGNILEEVNEHSTVIGRVWLTVLFIFRILILGTAAEFVWGDEQSDYVCNTQQPGCENVCYDEAFPISHIRLWVLQIIFVSTPSLVYVGHAVHYIHMEEKRKEREEAEVSHQQQVGEERLPLADQGSVRTTKDASTKGSKKFRLEGTLLFTYICHIIFKALFEVGFVVGQYFLYGFRILPLYQCSRWPCPNTVDCYVSRPTEKTIFIIFMLAVACVSLFLNFVEISHLALKKIRFVFHRPAPAQLEPLGPPERSLPFLLTTPVQKSKGYRRLEEEKKDEVAHIYPLAEVGMEEGQFFSPQLEKEQKRSHEAVMPTAPPVEETIICDETQNSFIQVTETLPKLPPEEPLREGDEVDSLKSPTVFPEVLEERSEGESVEETYLISLEESLDIDLGELACREVTEEKSAMESSLIDAEPTQEERLSGAEEEKENLQETGEKEHNTFKVQELRKEGSLPDVLEVATAVEVYDQERELCEIEPFVNEDILEKVITGDLDMSKISEGEQEPEALGEVAGSNLPDIEPIGDEVDMGKGKAKGGVEDMEGDEVQQDVVDSEVAKPSEEVVDIGKGETLEGLVDVGRSCALEDVLQTGKNEVLENLNEVRPSDAAVSKGEEVLDKAVGLAADTEQVEISLKIEDPEEVQVSRECDGSGKKEDSVETGGLEEEEYSGEMKATEEMLDVSPAPLELDKTEETRSLSRLSKGSSRARSDDLTI, via the coding sequence ATGGGAGACTGGAGCTTCTTGGGTAATATTTTGGAAGAAGTAAACGAACACTCCACTGTGATTGGCCGCGTTTGGCTCACAGTTCTGTTCATTTTCCGCATTTTAATTCTGGGCACGGCGGCAGAGTTTGTCTGGGGAGACGAGCAGTCCGATTACGTATGTAACACTCAGCAGCCAGGTTGCGAGAATGTGTGTTATGACGAGGCCTTTCCAATCTCCCATATCCGCCTATGGGTGTTACAAATCATTTTTGTATCCACACCTTCACTTGTATACGTCGGCCATGCTGTCCATTACATCCACATGGAGGAAAAGCGAAAGGAGCGTGAAGAAGCTGAGGTTAGCCACCAACAGCAAGTAGGTGAGGAGCGTCTTCCACTTGCAGATCAGGGAAGTGTTCGCACCACCAAGGATGCCAGCACGAAGGGTAGCAAAAAGTTCAGACTCGAGGGCACTCTGCTTTTCACGTACATATGCCATATCATCTTCAAAGCTCTTTTTGAAGTAGGCTTCGTGGTTGGACAGTACTTCCTCTACGGGTTCCGCATCCTGCCGCTGTACCAGTGCAGTCGTTGGCCATGCCCCAACACAGTGGACTGCTACGTCTCCCGACCCACTGAGAAGACCATCTTTATCATTTTTATGCTCGCAGTTGCTTGTGTTTCACTGTTCCTTAACTTTGTGGAGATCAGCCACCTCGCCTTGAAGAAGATCCGATTTGTATTCCACCGACCAGCTCCAGCGCAGTTGGAGCCTCTTGGACCACCTGAGAGGAGCTTACCATTCCTTTTGACCACCCCTGTCCAAAAATCGAAGGGTTACAGGCGCCTTGAAGAGGAGAAGAAAGACGAGGTGGCGCACATATATCCACTAGCTGAGGTTGGTATGGAAGAGGGCCAGTTCTTCTCGCCTCAGCTGGAGAAGGAGCAGAAAAGGAGTCACGAGGCGGTTATGCCAACAGCGCCACCTGTAGAGGAGACAATCATATGCGATGAGACTCAAAACTCCTTCATTCAGGTCACAGAGACACTACCAAAGCTTCCACCAGAAGAACCACTTCGGGAAGGAGATGAGGTAGACAGCTTAAAATCTCCAACAGTTTTCCCAGAAGTACTGGAAGAGCGTTCAGAAGGGGAAAGTGTGGAGGAAACATATTTAATATCACTTGAAGAGAGTTTGGATATAGATCTAGGAGAACTGGCCTGTAGAGAGGTGACTGAGGAAAAGTCAGCGATGGAGAGTAGCTTAATAGATGCTGAGCCAACACAGGAAGAAAGACTTTCAGGAGCAGAAGAAGAGAAGGAAAACTTACAGGAAACTGGGGAAAAAGAGCATAACACCTTTAAGGTCCAAGAGTTGAGGAAAGAAGGGAGTTTACCTGATGTGCTTGAGGTAGCGACAGCAGTTGAGGTGTATGACCAAGAGAGGGAACTATGTGAAATTGAGCCTTTTGTTAATGAAGACATTTTGGAAAAGGTGATTACTGGTGATCTGGACATGTCTAAAATATCTGAGGGGGAGCAAGAGCCTGAGGCTTTAGGGGAGGTAGCAGGGTCAAATTTACCTGACATAGAGCCCATTGGGGATGAAGTGGATATGGGAAAGGGCAAAGCTAAGGGGGGTGTAGAAGATATGGAAGGGGATGAAGTTCAACAGGATGTAGTAGACTCAGAAGTGGCCAAACCTTCAGAGGAAGTGGTAGATATAGGAAAGGGTGAAACTCTAGAGGGTCTAGTGGATGTAGGAAGAAGTTGTGCTTTAGAAGATGTATTACAAACAGGCAAGAATGAAGTTTTAGAAAATCTGAATGAAGTTAGACCTTCTGATGCCGCAGTCAGTAAAGGTGAGGAGGTTCTAGATAAAGCTGTAGGACTTGCTGCTGACACTGAACAGGTGGAGATCTCCTTGAAGATAGAGGATCCAGAAGAGGTCCAAGTCTCTAGGGAGTGTGATGGGTCAGGGAAAAAAGAGGATTCTGTGGAAACTGGAGGCCTAGAGGAGGAGGAGTATTCTGGAGAAATGAAGGCCACAGAGGAGATGTTGGATGTATCACCTGCACCTCTGGAACTAGACAAAACAGAGGAAACAAGATCATTAAGTCGTCTCAGCAAAGGTAGCAGCAGAGCCAGGTCAGATGATCTAACAATATGA